From the genome of Streptomyces sp. NBC_01317, one region includes:
- a CDS encoding DUF4236 domain-containing protein, with product MPITFRKSFRILPGVRLNINRRSWSVTTGGGKHGPRHTSSSTGRRTTSMDLPGPFGWRKTTRTKKS from the coding sequence ATGCCGATCACGTTCCGCAAGAGTTTCCGGATCCTGCCTGGGGTGCGGCTCAACATCAACCGCCGCTCCTGGTCCGTCACGACGGGCGGCGGCAAGCACGGGCCGCGCCACACGTCGAGCAGTACGGGGCGCAGGACGACGTCGATGGACCTGCCGGGCCCGTTCGGCTGGCGCAAGACCACGAGGACCAAGAAGAGCTGA
- a CDS encoding helix-turn-helix domain-containing protein — MADDYLARIGKLIRVARQHRGWTQTQLAEALATSQSAVNRIERGNQNISLEMIARIGEALDSEIVSLGYAGPMHLRVVGGRRLSGAIDVKTSKNACVALLCGSLLNKGRTVLRRVARIEEVFRLLEVLNSIGVRTRWINDGVDLEIVPAAELDMEAIDADAARRTRSIIMFLGPLLHRLDTFRLPYAGGCDLGTRTIEPHMIALRRFGLDIAATEGLYHAQVDRTVAPDRPIVLTERGDTVTENALLAAARHDGTTVIRNASSNYMVQDLCFFLEALGVRVDGIGTTTLTVHGTPNIDVDVDYSPSEDPVEAMSLIAAAVVTESRLTIRRVPIEFLEIELAVLEEMGLDHDRTAEYAADNGRTRLVDLTVRPSKLEAPIDKIHPMPFPGLNIDNVPFFAAIAAVAQGKTLIHDWVYDNRAIYLTDLNRLGGRLQLLDPHRVLVEGPTRWRAAEMMCPPALRPAVVVLLAMMAAEGTSVLRNVYVINRGYEDLAERLNSVGAQIEIFRDI; from the coding sequence ATGGCAGACGACTACCTCGCACGCATCGGCAAGCTCATCCGCGTCGCCCGGCAGCACAGGGGCTGGACCCAGACCCAGCTCGCCGAGGCACTGGCCACCAGCCAGAGCGCCGTGAACCGCATCGAGCGTGGCAACCAGAACATCAGCCTTGAGATGATCGCGCGCATCGGTGAGGCGCTCGACAGCGAGATCGTGTCGCTCGGGTACGCCGGACCGATGCATCTGCGGGTCGTCGGCGGGCGCCGGCTGTCCGGCGCCATCGACGTCAAGACGAGCAAGAACGCCTGTGTGGCGCTGCTCTGCGGTTCGCTGCTCAACAAGGGCCGTACGGTCCTGCGCCGCGTGGCCAGGATCGAGGAGGTCTTCCGGCTGCTGGAGGTGCTGAACTCCATCGGGGTGCGCACCCGCTGGATCAACGACGGCGTGGACCTGGAGATCGTGCCCGCCGCCGAGCTGGACATGGAGGCGATCGACGCCGACGCGGCCCGCCGTACCCGCTCCATCATCATGTTCCTCGGCCCGCTGCTGCACCGCCTGGACACCTTCCGGCTGCCGTACGCCGGCGGCTGCGACCTCGGTACGCGCACGATCGAGCCGCACATGATCGCGCTGCGCCGCTTCGGCCTCGACATCGCCGCGACCGAGGGGCTCTACCACGCGCAGGTGGACCGTACGGTGGCGCCGGACCGCCCGATCGTCCTGACCGAGCGCGGTGACACGGTGACCGAGAACGCGCTGCTGGCCGCCGCCCGCCACGACGGCACGACCGTCATCCGCAACGCCTCCTCCAACTACATGGTCCAGGACCTGTGCTTCTTCCTGGAGGCGCTGGGGGTACGGGTCGACGGCATCGGTACGACGACCCTCACCGTGCACGGCACGCCGAACATCGACGTGGACGTCGACTACTCCCCCTCCGAGGACCCGGTCGAGGCGATGAGCCTGATCGCGGCGGCGGTGGTCACCGAGTCCCGGCTGACGATCCGCCGGGTGCCGATCGAGTTCCTGGAGATCGAGCTCGCGGTGCTGGAGGAGATGGGGCTCGACCACGACCGTACGGCGGAGTACGCGGCCGACAACGGCCGTACCCGCCTGGTCGACCTGACCGTACGGCCCTCCAAGCTGGAGGCGCCGATCGACAAGATCCACCCGATGCCGTTCCCCGGCCTGAACATCGACAACGTGCCGTTCTTCGCGGCCATCGCGGCGGTGGCCCAGGGCAAGACGCTGATCCACGACTGGGTGTACGACAACCGCGCGATCTACCTCACGGACCTCAACCGCCTGGGCGGCCGGCTCCAACTCCTCGACCCGCACCGGGTCCTGGTCGAGGGCCCCACCCGCTGGCGCGCCGCCGAGATGATGTGCCCGCCGGCACTGCGGCCCGCGGTGGTGGTCCTGCTGGCGATGATGGCGGCGGAGGGGACGTCCGTCCTGCGCAACGTCTACGTCATCAACCGGGGTTACGAGGACCTTGCGGAGCGCCTCAACTCGGTGGGCGCGCAGATCGAGATCTTCCGCGACATCTGA
- a CDS encoding IS5 family transposase (programmed frameshift) — protein MAVRLVITDVMWDRIESLMPADPVRGRRWADHRRTLEAIAWKYRTGSPWRDLPDELGSFQTAHKRLIRWAVDGTWERILGAMLAAAERADDIGWTVSVDSTVCRAHQHSAGARKRGLPGPAEPDDHALGRSRGGLSTKVHLASDSRARPLALRVTAGQAGDAPAFETVMAAIRVPRSGPGRPRTRPDAVLADRAYSSRAIRSHLRQRGIHAVIPQPSDQIGHRLRRGSAGGRPPSFDAEAYKQRNSVERCIARLKQWRGLAMRTDKLAIAYQAALHLAAILIWARR, from the exons GTGGCCGTCCGATTAGTGATCACTGATGTGATGTGGGACCGGATCGAGTCGCTGATGCCGGCCGATCCGGTCCGCGGTCGACGATGGGCCGATCACCGCCGCACCTTGGAAGCCATCGCGTGGAAGTACAGAACAGGCTCACCCTGGCGGGACCTGCCCGACGAGCTCGGCTCGTTCCAGACCGCCCATAAACGGCTGATCAGGTGGGCCGTCGACGGAACCTGGGAACGCATCCTTGGCGCGATGTTGGCAGCAGCCGAGAGGGCAGACGACATCGGCTGGACTGTGTCGGTGGACTCCACCGTGTGCAGGGCTCACCAGCATTCCGCCGGAGCCAGGAAAAGGGGGCTCC CAGGCCCGGCCGAACCCGACGACCACGCACTCGGACGCTCCCGCGGCGGCCTGAGCACAAAGGTCCACCTCGCCAGCGACAGCCGTGCACGGCCCCTGGCCCTCCGCGTCACCGCAGGCCAGGCAGGCGACGCCCCAGCTTTCGAGACCGTCATGGCCGCCATCCGTGTTCCGCGAAGCGGACCCGGGAGACCGAGGACCCGGCCTGATGCCGTCCTCGCGGACCGCGCGTACTCGTCCCGCGCGATCCGCAGTCACCTCCGCCAACGCGGCATCCACGCCGTCATCCCCCAGCCGTCCGACCAGATCGGCCACCGTCTGCGGCGAGGCAGTGCCGGCGGCCGACCGCCGTCCTTCGACGCGGAGGCGTACAAGCAGCGCAACTCGGTCGAGCGATGCATCGCCCGGCTCAAGCAGTGGCGCGGCCTGGCCATGCGAACGGACAAGCTCGCCATCGCCTACCAGGCCGCACTCCACCTCGCCGCAATCCTCATCTGGGCCCGGCGATAA
- a CDS encoding UvrD-helicase domain-containing protein, which yields MADEVEVREGIRAALDARSNFLVEAGAGAGKTTALVEALLYLLDTRRSALEQAGKQIACITYTNVAKNQIKQRIADDPLVYVGTIHEFLWSLIQDHQRELLDALIEYNQGLPRPQDMAELASGLRIEYHDRGRRFADGKISHDEVLALASALIGSHSKLARIIAHRYPVVFVDEYQDTFPATVTLLLDHIATATGPACTVGFFGDSMQKIYNTGVGALERDDLITLTMHGNHRCAKPIVDVLNKIRPDLIQQPDTDKTAGEVRLILKLPGAEDENPVQRARAVLDTCGWPATGVKYLSLTHRSIAAAHGYPNLLQLYSKRGSHGRDDLLEGTEPYAQFMKSIEELCAAYEVQEYAHLTSLLGTGPLTIRKHSDKARINGILQEITAVRATGTVGDVLDAVTRAKLITPPGRVKSIERTIGAEDLDERAQRDADFAAGLRAIKYQEVVRLTQYRNELTPFSTQHGVKGDEFENVVVMIDDSAWNQFNVDRMLTGDDHRKERATRSRNLFYVCCSRAIRRLAVVFVTPLSPRSEAVAREWFSGAAVHD from the coding sequence GTGGCTGATGAGGTAGAAGTCCGCGAAGGTATCCGCGCCGCTCTCGACGCCCGGAGCAACTTCCTTGTGGAAGCCGGGGCCGGCGCCGGCAAGACCACGGCCCTGGTGGAAGCCCTTCTCTACTTGCTCGACACCCGGCGGTCCGCCCTGGAACAGGCCGGTAAGCAGATCGCCTGCATCACCTACACCAACGTGGCCAAGAACCAGATCAAGCAGCGCATCGCTGACGACCCCCTGGTGTACGTCGGCACGATCCACGAGTTCCTGTGGAGTCTGATCCAAGATCATCAGCGCGAACTGCTGGACGCCCTCATCGAGTACAACCAAGGCTTGCCGCGCCCCCAGGACATGGCAGAACTCGCTTCCGGCCTCCGGATCGAGTACCACGATCGGGGTCGGCGCTTCGCCGACGGGAAAATCTCCCACGACGAGGTCCTCGCGCTCGCATCCGCGCTGATCGGCTCTCACTCCAAACTTGCGAGGATCATCGCCCACCGCTACCCGGTGGTCTTCGTCGACGAGTACCAGGACACCTTCCCCGCCACCGTCACCCTCCTCTTGGACCACATCGCCACGGCGACCGGACCCGCCTGCACCGTCGGCTTCTTCGGCGACTCCATGCAGAAGATCTACAACACCGGCGTCGGCGCCCTGGAGCGGGACGACCTGATCACGCTCACCATGCATGGCAACCACCGCTGCGCGAAGCCGATCGTTGACGTCCTGAATAAGATCCGACCAGACTTGATTCAGCAACCGGACACGGACAAAACTGCAGGTGAGGTCCGTCTGATCCTCAAGCTGCCCGGTGCTGAGGACGAGAACCCGGTCCAGCGGGCCCGGGCAGTGCTCGACACCTGCGGCTGGCCGGCGACGGGGGTCAAGTACCTGAGCCTCACGCACCGCAGCATCGCAGCCGCTCATGGCTACCCCAACCTCCTCCAGCTTTACAGCAAACGAGGGAGCCACGGGAGGGACGACCTTCTGGAGGGAACTGAGCCTTACGCCCAGTTCATGAAGAGCATCGAGGAGCTGTGCGCCGCCTACGAAGTCCAGGAGTACGCCCACCTCACCTCCCTGCTCGGCACAGGGCCCCTCACCATCCGCAAGCACTCGGACAAAGCCAGGATCAACGGCATACTCCAGGAGATCACCGCCGTCCGGGCCACGGGCACCGTTGGCGACGTCCTCGACGCCGTTACCCGCGCCAAGCTGATCACTCCGCCGGGCAGGGTCAAATCCATCGAACGCACCATCGGCGCGGAGGACCTCGACGAACGTGCCCAAAGAGACGCCGACTTCGCGGCTGGCCTGCGCGCCATCAAATACCAGGAGGTCGTCCGTCTCACCCAGTACCGCAACGAGCTCACCCCCTTCTCCACCCAGCACGGCGTCAAGGGCGACGAGTTCGAGAACGTCGTGGTCATGATCGACGACAGCGCATGGAACCAGTTCAACGTTGACCGCATGCTCACCGGAGACGACCACCGCAAGGAACGGGCCACTCGCTCCCGCAACCTCTTCTACGTCTGCTGTTCCCGGGCCATCAGGCGCCTCGCCGTCGTCTTCGTGACTCCGCTTAGCCCTCGTAGTGAAGCAGTGGCACGCGAATGGTTCAGCGGCGCCGCCGTTCACGACTAG
- a CDS encoding AAA family ATPase encodes MQLTCAKVTNFRVLQDVEVKIDKKATLVVGRNNSGKTSFANLFDKFFGSDDTKFVLEDLSVSRIKGIKSAVEAYRTARAVPEDSSETREEQLKAAEELIPAISLQVVIAYTVEDDLALLSGIILDLGEDCLEARLEAVLSVKRPRDLLEQADAALARQGPAFDWGKFLRKNFSTFYAPSYWAVSALDPNVRREITPAAARRVLSVKSIHAQPRIDDVPADRARTLSKTFETFYKANSADEERNQNIEGIEQALAVASKSIDTNYDLLFRPILDELRTFGVGTIAPLQTPEIISLIESGDILRGSTRIQYASPGSDHPLPEGHNGLGYSKLISTVVQVIGFYHAYLRLKPRPALQLLFIEEPEAHLHPQMQEVFISNINRLLEREEWAVQAVLTTHSSHIVASSGFGAVRYFDSNGPTLKVKDLSDFEHATKQQTNGKTTLQFLAQYMHTHRCDMFFADRIILIEGTAERLLLRAMISKCAPELANQYISIIEVGDAYAARFKTLLEFLGVPALVITDLDSVDPATKKRCAPDTGGALTSNATLKDWMPKLSEVKALLQAPAGAKVCGNVRVAYEVPEADGGPCGRSFEDAMIIANADMFARNLGTLALKNAFTSEVGIMPSPEAIAAAAFSIAERLSRKKTDFAFDMVITEGWTVPRYIREGLQWLMR; translated from the coding sequence GTGCAGCTGACCTGTGCCAAAGTGACGAACTTCCGCGTGTTGCAGGACGTAGAGGTGAAGATCGACAAGAAGGCCACGCTCGTAGTGGGCCGGAACAACAGCGGCAAGACGTCCTTCGCCAACCTCTTCGACAAGTTCTTCGGCAGCGACGACACCAAGTTCGTCCTGGAGGACCTGTCCGTCAGCAGGATCAAGGGGATCAAGTCGGCCGTGGAGGCTTACCGCACGGCCCGGGCGGTGCCGGAGGACAGCAGCGAGACCCGCGAAGAGCAGTTGAAGGCAGCGGAAGAACTCATCCCAGCCATCAGTCTGCAGGTCGTCATCGCCTACACCGTAGAGGACGACCTCGCTTTGCTGTCCGGGATCATCCTGGACCTGGGCGAGGACTGCTTGGAGGCCCGGCTCGAGGCAGTCCTAAGTGTGAAGCGGCCGCGTGACCTCCTCGAGCAGGCGGACGCTGCCCTGGCCCGGCAAGGACCGGCCTTCGACTGGGGCAAGTTCCTCCGCAAGAACTTTTCCACGTTCTACGCCCCATCCTACTGGGCGGTCTCTGCCCTGGACCCGAACGTCCGCCGGGAGATCACGCCCGCTGCGGCGCGCAGGGTGCTGTCGGTAAAGTCCATCCACGCCCAGCCCCGTATCGACGACGTCCCTGCGGACCGGGCCCGCACGCTGTCCAAGACCTTCGAGACCTTCTACAAAGCGAACAGCGCCGACGAGGAACGCAATCAGAACATCGAGGGCATCGAGCAGGCGCTGGCCGTCGCTTCGAAGAGTATCGACACCAACTACGACCTGTTGTTCCGACCCATCCTCGACGAACTGCGCACCTTCGGCGTGGGTACTATCGCTCCGCTGCAAACGCCGGAGATCATCTCGCTGATCGAGTCTGGGGATATTCTCCGCGGCAGCACCCGCATCCAGTACGCCTCGCCTGGGAGCGACCATCCGCTGCCTGAGGGCCACAACGGCCTCGGCTACAGCAAGCTCATCAGCACCGTGGTCCAGGTCATCGGCTTTTACCACGCCTACCTGCGCTTGAAGCCCCGGCCGGCCCTGCAGCTGCTCTTCATTGAGGAACCCGAAGCCCACCTGCACCCCCAGATGCAGGAAGTCTTCATCAGCAACATTAACCGCCTCTTGGAGAGAGAAGAGTGGGCCGTCCAGGCGGTCCTGACCACCCATTCCTCGCACATTGTCGCGAGTAGCGGTTTTGGTGCCGTGCGCTATTTCGACTCCAACGGCCCCACCCTTAAGGTCAAGGACCTCTCCGACTTCGAGCACGCCACCAAGCAGCAGACCAACGGGAAGACGACCCTTCAGTTCCTCGCCCAGTACATGCATACGCACCGCTGCGACATGTTCTTCGCCGACCGCATCATTTTGATCGAGGGGACCGCTGAACGGCTCCTCCTCCGCGCCATGATCAGCAAGTGTGCGCCGGAATTGGCAAACCAGTACATCTCGATCATTGAGGTCGGCGATGCATACGCCGCCCGGTTCAAGACTCTCCTGGAGTTCCTCGGCGTCCCGGCTCTGGTAATCACCGACCTCGACTCGGTAGACCCCGCCACCAAAAAACGTTGCGCGCCCGACACTGGCGGCGCCCTCACCTCCAATGCCACCCTCAAGGATTGGATGCCGAAGCTCAGTGAGGTCAAGGCGCTTCTGCAGGCTCCGGCAGGGGCGAAAGTCTGCGGGAACGTACGCGTCGCCTACGAGGTGCCGGAAGCGGACGGGGGGCCGTGCGGACGCAGCTTCGAGGACGCCATGATCATTGCCAACGCCGACATGTTCGCCCGCAACCTGGGCACCCTGGCCCTGAAGAACGCCTTCACCAGCGAGGTTGGCATCATGCCGAGCCCCGAGGCCATCGCTGCCGCCGCCTTCTCCATCGCCGAGCGACTGAGCCGCAAGAAAACCGACTTCGCGTTCGACATGGTCATCACGGAGGGCTGGACGGTCCCTCGCTATATCCGGGAAGGCCTGCAGTGGCTGATGAGGTAG